The following coding sequences lie in one Musa acuminata AAA Group cultivar baxijiao chromosome BXJ1-8, Cavendish_Baxijiao_AAA, whole genome shotgun sequence genomic window:
- the LOC135588282 gene encoding uncharacterized protein LOC135588282, protein MVRAYTQDHVYHHPWDRVTTAAWRKFTDPDTPALLSHIVDVHTLHRRLDPASGRLHAVRSITVRSPPLPFILRRILGQDAVVCHCVESTVVDARGRSMEIVVRNASLRGLLEVEERSTYRPHPDLPEGWTAFRQQTSIRCKPLSALAAVAEKVEQRCAERFQQNSVKGREVVERICKYLEAEASAAISC, encoded by the coding sequence ATGGTCCGCGCGTACACACAGGATCATGTGTACCACCACCCGTGGGACCGCGTGACGACGGCCGCCTGGCGCAAATTCACGGATCCGGACACCCCGGCCCTCCTCTCCCACATCGTCGACGTCCACACCCTCCACCGCCGCCTCGACCCCGCCTCCGGCCGCCTCCACGCCGTCCGCTCCATCACCGTCCGGTCGCCACCCCTCCCCTTCATCCTCCGCCGGATCCTAGGCCAGGATGCCGTCGTCTGTCACTGCGTGGAGTCCACGGTGGTCGACGCGCGCGGGCGGTCCATGGAGATCGTGGTCCGCAACGCCAGCCTCCGTGGCCTGCTCGAGGTGGAGGAGCGGTCCACCTACCGGCCCCACCCGGACCTGCCGGAGGGGTGGACCGCCTTCCGGCAGCAGACCAGCATTCGGTGCAAGCCGCTCTCGGCGCTTGCGGCCGTCGCCGAGAAGGTGGAGCAGCGGTGCGCCGAGAGGTTCCAGCAGAACAGCGTCAAGGGGAGGGAGGTCGTCGAGAGGATCTGCAAGTATCTGGAGGCCGAGGCCTCCGCGGCCATTTCTTGCTGA